Proteins from a single region of Urocitellus parryii isolate mUroPar1 chromosome 4, mUroPar1.hap1, whole genome shotgun sequence:
- the LOC144254194 gene encoding olfactory receptor 9G19-like gives MQRGNHTMTEFILLGFTRDPVMQLVLFVVFLIMYVLTVAGNTSLIVLICNDSRLHTPMYFFIGNLSFLDLWLSCVYIPKILMTCISDDKSISFAGCLAQFFFSAGLDYTECYLLAAMAYDRYVAISKPLLYSQAMPMKLCVFLVVASYLGGFINSSVITKKTFSFDFCKDNIIDDFFCDLLPLVKLACGRKEGYQALMYFLLSSNVITPIALILASYLFIIATILRIRSTQGRLKAFSTCSSHLVSVTLYYGSILYIYSRPKTSYTFDTDKIVSTFYTVVFPMLNPLIYSLRNKDVKEALNKLLKGS, from the coding sequence ATGCAGAGGGGAAATCACACAATGACAGAGTTCATCCTGCTGGGCTTCACACGAGACCCCGTGATGCAGCTGGTCCTCTTTGTGGTCTTCCTTATCATGTACGTTTTGACTGTGGCAGGAAACACCTCCCTCATAGTGCTCATCTGTAATGACTCCAGGCTCCACACGCCCATGTATTTTTTCATTGGAAATCTGTCTTTTCTGGATCTCTGGTTGTCCTGTGTCTACATTCCAAAGATCCTAATGACTTGCATCTCTGATGATAAAAGCATCTCCTTTGCTGGCTGCCTGGCTCAGTTCTTCTTCTCTGCTGGACTGGACTATACTGAGTGTTACCTGCTGGCTGCCATGGcttatgaccgctatgtggccatctcaAAGCCACTGCTTTATTCTCAGGCCATGCCAATGAAACTATGTGTATTTTTGGTAGTAGCCTCATATCTTGGTGGCTTTATTAACTCTTCTGTCATCaccaagaaaacattttcttttgacttttgcaAAGACAACATCATTGATGACTTTTTCTGTGACTTGCTTCCCCTGGTGAAGCTGGCCTGTGGCAGGAAAGAGGGCTACCAAGCTTTGATGTACTTTCTCCTGAGCTCCAATGTCATCACCCCCATTGCGCTCATCCTGGCCTCCTACCTCTTCATCATTGCCACCATCCTGAGGATCCGCTCCACCCAGGGCCGCctcaaggccttctccacctgctcctcccacctggtCTCTGTCACCCTGTACTATGGCTCTATCCTCTACATCTACTCTCGCCCCAAAACTAGCTACACCTTTGACACAGACAAAATTGTCTCTACCTTTTACACTGTGGTGTTTCCCATGTTGAACCCCTtgatctacagcctgaggaataAGGATGTGAAAGAGGCTCTGAATAAACTGCTCAAAGGATCATGA
- the LOC113195131 gene encoding olfactory receptor 9G4-like, with protein sequence MQAFPIVDMEIGNRTILNEFILLGISADPQWQLILFVIFLVIYLLTLSGNMTLVFLIKIDSRLHTPMYYLIGSLSFLDFWYTSVYTPKILAICVSEDKRISLAGCGAQFFFSCLAAYTECYLLAAMSYDRHAAICNPLLYSGTMSASVCIGLVAGSYIGGFLNAIAHTANTFRLSFCGNNVIDHFVCDVLPLVKMSCTDTRVYVIILSSMVGFTVLSCLLAILISYFNILLAILRIRSASGRRKAFSTCASHLVSVMLFYGSLLFVYSRPSSSYSLERDKVAALFYTIINPFLNPLIYSIRNKDVKEAFRKAILSIGPQA encoded by the coding sequence ATGCAGGCTTTCCCCATTGTGGACATGGAAATAGGAAATCGCACCATCCTGAATGAATTCATCTTGTTGGGCATCTCAGCAGATCCCCAGTGGCAGCTGATTCTGTTTGTAATATTTCTGGTGATCTATTTGCTAACCTTGTCAGGGAACATGACCCTGGTTTTCTTAATCAAGATTGATTCCCGCCTGCATACACCTATGTACTATTTGATTGGCAGTCTATCTTTTTTGGATTTCTGGTACACCTCTGTATATACCCCTAAAATCTTGGCAATCTGTGTCTCCGAAGACAAGCGCATTTCCTTGGCTGGATGTGGGGCTCAGTTTTTCTTCTCCTGCTTGGCAGCCTACACTGAGTGCTATCTCTTGGCAGCCATGTCATATGACCGCCATGCAGCAATTTGTAACCCACTGCTTTATTCAGGCACCATGTCTGCTTCTGTTTGCATTGGCCTTGTTGCTGGATCCTACATAGGGGGCTTTCTGAATGCTATAGCCCACACTGCTAACACCTTCCGCCTGAGTTTCTGTGGTAACAATGTCATCGACCACTTTGTATGTGATGTTCTACCATTGGTAAAAATGTCCTGCACAGACACTCGGGTCTATGTCATAATCCTTTCCAGTATGGTTGGCTTCACTGTCCTCTCCTGCCTTCTTGCCATCCTCATCTCTTACTTCAACATCCTCCTGGCCATCCTGAGGATCCGTTCAGCCTCAGGAAGGCGCAAGGCATTCTCTACCTGTGCTTCCCACCTGGTCTCTGTCATGCTCTTCTATGGATCCTTGCTCTTTGTATACTCGAGGCCCAGTTCCAGCTACTCCCTGGAGAGAGACAAAGTGGCTGCCCTCTTCTACACCATCATCAACCCATTTCTCAACCCTCTCATCTACAGCATCAGAAACAAAGACGTCAAAGAGGCCTTTAGGAAAGCAATACTGTCCATAGGACCACAAGCTTGA